The following is a genomic window from Branchiostoma lanceolatum isolate klBraLanc5 chromosome 10, klBraLanc5.hap2, whole genome shotgun sequence.
GAAGTTCACCATGAGCGTCATCTCTATCCTCATCATCCTCCCACTCTGCATCCCTAAAGACATCGGCTTCCAGAAATACGCGAGGTAAGACTGCCACTTTCCTTCGAAGGGATGTAAGTGTTAAGGTTCATCATGATTGCTCAATAAGAATTctgaaaatcattttctaaactTTAATGGTACAATGTTAGAAGCACTACCACCCCCTCTCGCCACTGCATCCCCAAAGACATCGGCTTCCAGAAATACGCAAGGTAGGGTTGACGCTTTCCTTCTGAAGGATGTAAGTGTTAAGGTCCATCATGATTGGTCACTAAGAATTCAGAAAATCATTTTCCAAACTTTAATGGTACAATGTCGGAAGCACTACCAGCCCCTATCCGCCACTGCATCCTCAAAGACATCGGCTTCCAGAAATATGCAAGGTAAGCAGATTATTAGCCagcagggcgtcagggcatCTTCCTAAGGAAACAATaaattagatgccctccttttgcaggggacaccctgTTTCACTGTtgattacatacacatgtacaaaaagtGGATGCTCAGAGAACTTTGGTGTAATAAACCCCCAGAAAAGTGAAGGTTATAGATGAAATATTATACATTAGAAAGAGTTTAACATCAGAAATTAATCATCAAACATTTCTGACTTGTTATGACTGATTATCTTATTGTCCCCTTTTCCTCCAGTTTTTTAGGTGTTGCGAGCATCCTGTATGTAACAGTGATAGTGTCTGTTAAATACTACATAGGAGGGTATCCAACTGCTGATGTCGTCACCAGGTAACTTTCAGTctttattgtttcatttttctcaTCATTTCTTCAGTACGAGATTTGTCATAGGGTGTTTCAAACGTTAGCCTTTAGGGCACTGTTTATGTAAAACTTTGTTAGCCACTTTCATTACATCTGCAACATTCTTTCTTGTTTCATCAAATTCATTACTGCTTGAGTGTCAATACTACAATGTGTATATTAGTCACATACATTCAAAATGAACAGGGCTCATGTATCATAGAATAAGAGAAGAAAAGTTTCATAATCCATTGTCAGACGTGTCAAACTGTTATTTGGTGTTTTTCAGCCCAAAGACTTTCACAGATGTGTTTATAGCAGTCCCAACAGTTTGTTTTGGCTTCCAGGTATGTGTGGACCACAATCATGTTAAACATGTGTTGTTGTGTACTGTGTTTTCTATGATCTGTCTATAGCAATATGATGACTGTATACAAATATGGAGAGTTCAACTTCAAGGAGTGAACCAAGTATGACTTATTATATTTCTTCTGTATCAATGTTAAGCTGTAATTTCCAGCCTcccaaaaattggacttacccaaatttgcgactgatcaactccagccTTTGTCAATGattacttctaccaacacagatgaactttcatgatgATATTTGTGTTAAGTGACTTACTGTGGTATTTCCTTTCCTAACTCCTaactttttttcccatttttttcCCCTGTGTGTTGCAGTACCACATCAGTGCAGTTCCAGTCTATGCCAGTATGAGAAAACGAAACCTGGGCAGTTTGTCTGTAGTCATGTTTTTTGCCATGGTCATTGCAATGCTGGTGTATACAGTCACAGGTGATCGATGATGTATTCCTTCTCGTTCATTTATTGATTTCTCGttcatttattgattttagcatttgtgtggcccaagggctatagaaatagaAATGGGCACTGCCCTGTGACCAAGATTTTAAGATTTCAAATGAAAACTAGTTCAGGAACTAGAACTTAGTAGAAGTTACAATAAGTATATTTTGATTTCTCTTTTGGGGAACAACAGACGGTAATTGGACAGTGAGTGTAGTGAGTGACTACAAATTGGTACATACATATTAAAGAATAGATGATGATTtatgtaaaatttcatctcTGATGTTTGCAGGTGTGTACGGTGGGTTAACGTTTGGCAGCAGCGTAACGAGCGACGTGCTCTTGTCGTACGACGCGAACGACATCTCCGTCACGATTGGTCGAGCCGCGCTCACACTGGACATCCTCACGTCGTATCCCATCCTGCActtctgcggaaggtaggggcGGAACTTTATCAGGATTTATTCTTGTATTTTTGAAGGAATCCTCCGTATTGACATAactgaacatgttcaaaatggtGTGAGATATTCCTGTAACACTTAGAGAACATTAATACTGCTTGCCACTGCTTGGTAAAATGCAAGtaaattttccatttttttatgaTGCACAAGAAAAGTGTCGTGAGTCAATTCAAAGAGCATGCTTTGCTCGAAGTTATGATAttcttattttgttgtattaacTCATGGCCAGCATTACCAAAGGTGTTCCAATAGTAAAGTGCTTTAATAATTCAGTCTATCAATATGCCCTTTGTCCATTCACCTATCTAAAGGATTGCATACTCTAGCATGCTCTGTTCACCCTTGTTTGTTGTATGAATCCTtgtgttgtaaaaaaaacaaagcatGACTTACATGGCCAGTCGGAATTGCAGGGTGCTGGGTTGTGAAAACAAATCTGATATCATGAACAAGAGCTATCGTGTCAAAAGTCAGTGCATGAAAGAAAATAGTCTAACATACTTTCTTCCTTGCTTGACCCTATAGAACGGTACTTGACGGGTTTTACGTAAGATGGCGCCGGTTGTCGGCGGAGGACAATCTTCGACAAGAGTTTGTGCGGCGCGTCGTGCAGACCATGGCGTGGTTCTGGCTCTCGCTGTTTTTCGCCATCATGATTCCGAACATCGGGCTCGTCATTTCCGTCATTGGGGGGCTGGCTGCCGTCTTCATCATGGTCTTCCCTGGTatgattctttttttgtttttggtaATATTGAAGGCTAGTCTTCAATTTCAATGAAATCTAGTATCGGGTATACTGtgtattactacatgtagcagcGAGTCTGTTCTTTACTATCATGATCCCAAACTTTGAGTTGGTCATTTCCATCATTGAGGGCTGGCTGCGGATTACCATTTCAATGAGTCTGCTTGAtattatagatgacatcctctggagattTTTAACAGATCATGCACTAAAGCATattgtgctacatgtaattttctAACACTGGTCACTTGGCTCACTGTGACTTCTCAATTTCCATCTTTTTTACAGGTGGGGTATacaaaattcaattattttgATATATTCTGTCGTTGCCCAGAAAGCAGAAATAACATGAGGTTATCTAAGATCTTCATGTACATACGGCTTGCGGGGAAAAAATGCTTGCGTTTAAGCGTTTCAGAGCACACCAGAAAGATATCtagaccttgagaaataactgaggtttttgaaagtttggTGTTACAtttgtccaaggaggttttatatataatgtATCCCCGTTATTTTCTTGTACCCCAGGTTTCTGCCTGATCCAGGCAGTTCTACTCCAGCAACCGTCAGACAACGTGCACAAGGACCGCGCCCTCCTGGTGCTTGGAGTGCTGTACGTGTTTCTGGGCACGTTAATCCTGGGGGAGAACACGGCCCTCGCCATCATAGACGACATGAACGGGAAAAACTCTTTAAAACAGATCTGTACTGTTCCTTGACACTAGTATAATTCTATATGTTCTATCCTTGCTTTGTCCTATGTCACTTGATATGTTGATTAAGGTACATATCTGTTCCTTGACACTGATGTCATTCGTCTAGCACAAGCTTATGTtatatgtttttatgttgattaaGGTTAAACATTTGGGTATGTAATATGTTTTAAATTCTGCTGGGAAAAGCTGGAGCTCTCTCTCATATGTTTCAAGATGGTTCATATGTTTCAAGATGGTTCATCATCCTTTAGTTTCACTCTGAGcgtctctccttctctctccctctctctctctccctctctctctccctccctctctctctaccctctccctccctctccctctctctctctctctctctctgtgtctccgTCCCTCTCTCTTGCTCTGGTTTTCTATCCATCAGAGAGACttaaactacattttgtaaacaaaagaTGTTACATATTGTTGTCAAAATTGTGTTGTAAATACTTTCTGTGATGAAGATATCTCGATGTTATGTAAAGGTAGAACAACTTTATCCAGATGAGCTATTTCTTCTATAATTCAAGATAAATACAACTGATAGATCTGAAATTTATATGAACTGTAACaacaagcaaaacaacaaaatattaatTCATTTTTACCCAGTAATTCTACGTGCCCTTCACAGTCTGCTAGTGCTGCTTAAAAtcttgctgcctaactcttaAGAGTGCTAAGGGTTAATCCATGAACTTTCCACCTCATGCAATACAAGTgtactattacatgtatgtgctcaTGTCATTGGGGCAGCGCCATTAAGTGGCCACGGCGCTAGTAAGCGACTCAGACGCTGAGTACAACTTGGGAGCTTCAATCACACAACCGGCGGAGTCAACATGATGGAAGTGACTGACCTACGTCACAACCCGTGACGTCATCATAGAGAACACGTGATCCTAACTATGATGCATCTAACAATGAACATAACCAACTCTATGGCGCAGAGGCTTTTATTTGCAATATTTTCTCCAGGCATGAGTGATGTTATGCCATGCCAATAGAAAGACATCACATGGCCACATACTTACCTTTATGAAGAGTCCTAATCAAATATGAGGATGaaagaatttcaaaaaaatgtggaaaaaaggCCACAGTGCAAGATAAGTGTTCCTTTTGTGAGAGTTTTGTGATGATAACAACGTGTTCTCTCATGTTGTGGTAGCTCATACACATGCTGTTTAATACATGCATGGCTTACAACAATATGCAATATGTCAAAAAGTGCAATTTTGTTGTAGAGGCCTAAAGTAATCATGATGcgtgcacggatgtcatcctGAAAAGAATCAAGATTGTACTTACAGATTTGGTGGTCTTTTAGACTCAATGTCAGGAGAAAGCAGAATGTGCTGGAAGCTCTATTTTGTTACAGTCATACTTAGGAGAGAGAATTGAAATCTGTAGAGATAAATTTCTAAGTCATATTTTCCTAATAAATTAAGCAGATGAAAGGGGCCAATAGATTTGAATGTGGACTGaagaaatatatacataaattaGAGCCAAAACTGTATATGTCTATAGCGATCACAGAAAATGGTGACAGGTGAACACAGTAAACAGTTTCTTAAGCCTTGTGTCAACAGGAAATATCATCTTAAGAGAccagaagggggggggggggcacaatgAGCAGGTGGTCCTCACACAGTGCTGTAGTTTAGcagtgttgtattttgtatcccTTTAAGGCAGTCAGAAAGACTTAGAATGTCTTACTCTTGCCACAGTTAAAGATGGATATTTTGGAATATGAATCTAAAGAAAATGATAGCCTATGAAACATTGAAGAAAGgtggaaaatgatatttttgtgtatatttgcaaaatcatgaTGAAAGTGTGTAAATCCTGATACAATGTAAAGTACTTAAACCTATGTAGTACTACTTAAATGAAAATATTGTGGAAGACATATTTTGATATGTGTAACAGGAAATCTGTAAGACCTCTGTTGAAATGAGAATTTGATAGATAACATGAATCAACTTGAAGCTTTCAGTCCAACGAAACTAAAAACAACTCAAAATATACCAAACTAATGTGTGTATATTCTACCAACTGCTTATGCTTTCTTGTACCATTAACCATGATGGACATGATCGTGAAAAACTTGTATTCGGATTCTAGAGAATGTAATGTCACAAATATTGTATAGTAAATTGTAAAGATTGAAATAAAAATACACTGACGcccaaaatgtcatttttcttgTAGCCAGTTTATTTACATGCTGTGCCAGTGAGATATGCTAGACACAATCACTATATgcgaaactttttttttcaattattcattATGTGCTTTAACAGACAGCACTgtacactaggggtgggtaccggtaccgtgtaccggtacaaaaccggtatttcttaatgtaTCAagaaaacggtccgtaaaaaatcagtggaccggcctatggaccgattagaaaattcatagtaccagacTACCAGCAGggggccacataactggtctaagaaaatacaaaacagcagatttaacgagtcgttttcgaagacgttagctcatatctagaaacacttaaaggatgagtaaacagacggcgaggagagtatagttataattttgagataaagtgcaaacctaagaaattatatcgttccagacatgatgtttggagacttttacgtgtgtctcgctctccgaaatatgatgtactgcgacactactataatcaggtacaggtacaggtccggacctggacctgaccctctggacctggacctggaccggacctgaattttatgtaccggtacccacccctactgtaCACTATAGTTTCAGGTGTAGGTATTTCACGTTGAGGCAGCAACTGTTAGAGTGCGAACAACAAACAGACCGACATCATTGAGGTAGTTTTAGTAAACGGTATAAAGTTCGTTGAATGAAGTTTTGTTACACAGTGCTGTCTCCTATTACCTTCAAGCCTTATTTTTACAACCAGACCAAAGCTTGCAGACTGCAGAGTATATACACAGCACTGTAGGACCGAAAACCAAtgtttcaatccatccacaagGTTAATATCATACTTATCTGGCATTCACGATTAACAAATGACAAACCTGGGCTGAAAAAGTAAGCTGACAATTTTGTTTTACATCAAAAGACTCATAAGATGCAAGACCTATAACTTATTTTCCACATCTCTTCCGAAGTCATATACAATTCGTTTTAGATATCTGTATGTAATTACTAAACTATAAGTTTACTTTGGCTGAGAGGTCATGAAAACTGGATTTTATTACCAGATTTACCGATAGTTTTTATATAGTTTATTAATAAATATGTATGTTGCGGCGGTTTTCACCAGACCGAGCACTTGTGTACCGGGTTCATGGGACTGCCGACCGGACAGTGGAACGCCTCCGAGAACTCGGCCAGCTGCGTCACGCTGCCGATTACCCTGGAGAGAACAAGCTGTGTTAGTTACCTTTCCACACATGTAGCTGTCGTTCGTATCttatctttattaccttcgccgagaaggctATGTTTTGCAAAACGTTCGTGTGTGTAGCTCTGTCTATCAACACGATAGCTCAAGAATGCCTGGCCGGATCGTCTTCACATTTAGTTGGTGGGTAGGTCGttgtgagacctcgaaatgattaattttggggcccctagcgacTTGCTATGGTGCTGCAGCGTAACTTCCGGTTTTGAGATCTCGTTTACTGCAGATCATATGATTCATTTGGGGTTAAGCATCTGTTCAATGTAAGAATGTATCATGAtgaacatccaggtaataagatacacaatcaGGAACTAATAAATAAAGGtagcgaatgctgtctgaaacgtctggccgtttacaaaatctatccagttggtCGAGtaactttgtattttgtataatatGAGTCTTGTTACTCTTATGATTAGATTACCCTAGGGAGGCTCTACTTACCTGTACTTTGGTGGCGCGTGTGGATCCACCAGCAGCATGACATCTAGCGCCTCCGGACGCTGCGTGATGCACCAACTCTGCagacagacaacaaacaaagcagcctgagtgtcatctcgtttcagttccaggctctgccttcaccaaTTGCAActctgtttggtgaaggcagagcctggaactgaaacgagatgacactcaggctaccaaCGAAGCATCTAACGTTAGCTATTAATTAtccgtgaacagtttcatcagattggtaatAGGTCACTGgataaaaagagtctttttacacaaccaaattattcattcaaccgacgtttcggtgaccgtctgtcaccttcctcagagcagTACTGACTgattcacattgcactgcagcacaggtgccGCTGCTTATAGGTGCGTTCCCAAAAGCaacgtatttacatatatacacattagCCATTAATCTCTGCCAAATATGAGAAGAAGCACAAACTGACTGAAATACATACTAAACTCTTCGGACGTCTTCCGCCATTGGCAAAGTAAAGCAATTATATCATAATAGAACTTTACCTGTGCAAAGGACATGAAGAACACTTCTTCGTGTGTTCTGTTCAGTCCCGGCAGTAGAGGCTCCTCCTGGTGAATCTTTTTCCATAACTTATAACCCTATAGTAAAAAACAAAAGGttgatgttttgatttgatAGAGGAATACACAGGATCAAAATCTTTAATGTACATCTGAAGGTGTTTGAAGAATGACTAGACTTATTTCGCAATCCATCAAtgaaataataactttattgcacaacaccTGTACAAGGcgcaaagtatggcatctactgatACATAACTTGGTTGTGATAATTGTCTTAAGTACTCACATAGTATGCTTGCTTCAGACCTCCTATGTCGGCTATGTTTTCTCCAAGTGTCAATCTGCCATTTATCTGAAATACAGTCATTACATTATCGGGTGCACAACTCCCACATTTAGCCATACAACATGGCAGACAATactgacgtcatagtcacgtgagtgcaaacaccAGATATACGTGTCGAATGCAGCGACAACCGAGCTGCCCACCTGTTTGCCCTCGATGACGTAGCTGCTGTACAGGTCGATGACGCACTGTGACGCATGCGTGAAGTTCGCCCAGGAACTGTTGGACCACCAGGACTTCAGGTTCCCCTCCTTGTCGTAGTTTCCTCCTGGAAAATGATCCGTGAATGAGTCAGGTTGGTGAaagactgaatagcaaagttatCACAAATAGCTAGAGGAACACGTTATCTAAACATTTTTAAATGCTGCAGTGTGTTGTACCCTTCTAGCTACTACCTTCTGTTGAAGGTTACGCGCATTTAGCATTCAAAGCACAATAGGAAAAGGACAAACTGTGGTTTAACCCTCGCCATGCTGAGTTATCCTGCTGCCAACGCAAAGGTGGTGAACCTTCAGGAGCAAGAAGGTTAACACAGCAAGTCAttttgaatagcaaagttctttattcacaaccacatatttaacaacagccgacgtttcgatgaccgtctgtcatcttcatctgggcaattctgactggtgcACTGAAGCGAGGTGTTGAAGATGACggcatcgaaacgtcggctcttgttgatatgtggttgtgaataaagaacttagCTATTAAAAATGACTTGGTGTTTTGACCTTCTCCTCCTAAGAATGCACTACCTTTGCGTTGGCTACAGGAGAACTCAGTACGGTCAGTGTTAAACCACACAGATCGTCATTTTCCTATTGTGCTACAAGTACCAAATGTGCATTAGCTTCATCAGAAGGTAATTGCTAGAAGGGTGAAACACATTGCGGCATTTTGAGATCATTACGTATTTCTCCATGCATGTACGTTCTTATACCTTTCAACTCGTGACTAAAGCGTCCCATCATTTGACGTCCAGAAGGGCgatcaaggacatcatataagGACCTTAAGCTTGGTTGATTGGGTCTTTTAAGAAAGACACGTTTTCttctgtaagttttttttcttacttgcCACACACAATTCTCACCCAGAGTTGATGTTATTGTTAGTAGGATAATCGTTTTAACTCACCCCAGTCATCGTACCCATGGGTCAGCTCGTGTGCGATCACTCCGCCGATTCCGCCGAAGTTCATCGACCTGAACAGAACACAATTTTGCTTAGATGACTGCCGTGTGACAGGAACGTTTCCGAAGAAACTAAGGTAAGACTATAGTCCACATTCTCATCAACAGCAACTGTATGATTGTTACTCCAAAAATGATGATCTTTATACTCACATGGGGAACTTTGAATCGTAGAATGATCTCTGGAGAATGCCGGCAGGGAAGACTAGTTTGGAAAGAAACAGGCATTGAGTTGTTAATCTCTGGATAGTTGTTCTTAATCATAATCGTGAAATCAGATTCAGCTTTGATGTCGACATTTGGACTCACCCATCTCGTTGGTGTTTGGCCAGTAGTAAGCATTTACAAGATGAGGCGGCATCGTCCAGCTACAAATGGAATAACATTTGAGAAAAGTATGGGTAAAAGGTCTCTTTTTCTGttacaaaatctaatcatcattgtttttttatctatcTGTTTACTCATTTATCAATcatagacacatacatgtattagccgAATAGGGGCTGATGTCTACGAGTGCCCAAACATGTTATAAACTTATGGTTTCTTAGATGATAACTTCCTTGTTACTCATTAAGTCGCTCTAGTCGTGTCTCTACACCAGATAGGTATTGGTATACGAGTAAAATCACATCATAACCAAGTCTCCTCAGTGACCCACAGTGTTCTGTCCACCGGCCTCTCCAGTTTGTCCAGCATCTGCCGCACCTGGTGCCGCATCCCGCTCACGCGGTTCTGGAAAAAACTGTCTCTGCCCACGCGCAGCTGCGGAGCATTTCAAAAAAGGAAATCAACGTCTGTTAACAAACCTATACCCTCTATACTCTTATACTATTTTTCACACATTAATTAAGATGTATTTCACTTTTTTgcattgttctgttttgttttgttttgttgagcaCCACTTCCACCACCGGCCGCACTTAGCCGTGCACCCTGGGTATGATGCTCTTCAGTAGTTTTTCCCAGTATTTTTAAGACTAAGACTACCCTCcatttaacattaatccgccgggttacataaatccgccactttgaaaacagtgggtttgagtcTTTTGAGAGATATCTCAcggtgcagcacccccaggtatgcacagtttacatATTACGGTGTACATCAagctgggggatgttgggttggaaatctgtttggacgtatattttcagggtggcggaattatacACCCTGGTAAAGTTattttagtagatgttacatcttCAAGAGCGATTCATACTTGTGAGCAGAAAAGAAATACAGGAGACACGCCAATGCAATTTCAATTCTAGGTTATCTTTTAGAAATACCTCCGTGAACTTTTCATCCAGCAGGGTGTTATTCAGGATGTAGTCTGGATATCCAATCTTCTCCACCATGTGGTCCGACTGTCAAATGGTATAAAGATTAGACATAGTAATCATTTTATGTTATTAGCTTTATCTATTATCTGTACCCCTATGGGCTCTCTTGTAAATCAGCCTTTCTTTTGCTGAAGAGACTTGCCCATATGTGTtaagatgaatagataaatgaatagataaataggtaaataaatgaataaataaataaataaataaataaataaagatgtaGATACTCCAATTACACCAATAGTATAAGACTATAGCGGATTCGAAAAGATGGCATACAAAATGTGATAATAAAGATAGAACTAAAGCGAGAGCGAACCACGGCCAGATTGCTTAAATCACTCCATAGCAACACATCCGATAGAAGATATACATCATCTCTGGACGATCGAAGGAAAACAGATGTGCTGCATGCTTTGAAATAAGAAAAGATTAAACTTGATGACTTGGAGTTTGATTCTTACCTTCTCGACGGCAGACGCCTTTGTCATGTCGTCCATCCAGTCTATCTTGGCCAAGTTTAAGACGAAAGCTTGTTTGATGTCGTAGGCAATCTCTCTCACCTACGAAAGTGAGATTCTCAATTCACTGAAGCAGTATCGTTCATACTAACTTTAGCCGCGTGACCAGGTCCAGTACAAGTCTATTGTCCTACATATCCATTTTTCTCATGCCCGGTCCGACGCTTACAAATCTTTATCAATCAACGATCCTAGCGTATCGGCCTGCGATCCGTTCTTCTCGCTACGATAGCGCTGGTCAGccgtcaccagccaatcacgtcgccgcctAAGGTCAAGacgcaacgtgattggctgggaGCTTTCCCTCCAACATCCGCAGAAGGgcagtatctgattggctgacggctggcCAGGTCTGACGCAATGAGAGGGACGGAACACAGGCCGGTACGTAAAGGTTCCTGCTTGATATACACAAGCGGTATGAaatgatctctctctctctctctctctctctctctctctctctctctctagatagatagatagatagatagatagatagatagatagatagatagatagatagatagatagatagatacatagatactTAAAAAGATACAACGATAGATTGATACAACGATAGATGGATACAAAGATAaatatagatacatagatagatccTCCGTGTTAGGTGATCTTCTTACCTTTTCTTTGCTCTCCTTAGAGAAGGAGTCTTTGACGAACATGGCCCCCAGAGCCATGCCCATGTGTTCATCCACCGCCTGTAAACACAGCCGCCATTCCTCCGTCACACCAGCCGTGCCCTCCGCCACCTGGCAAAGATACAACAGCAGTAAgcgttatgcttcggtcacaattagaaaaaaggggccccgccgggtcgTTTACGGGCTGTTGTCTTTACTTTCGGGCTATTTTGAAGCACGGTCGGGCCCCGCGGTGTTTTTAAGTCGGCGTTAACATCAACCCGCGGCCCGGCAATAAATAGACGCCGAAAGCTAATCGTGG
Proteins encoded in this region:
- the LOC136443935 gene encoding sodium-coupled neutral amino acid transporter 7-like isoform X1; its protein translation is MSIQEDISSARRASAYESFGETPANVATASTESTGDHAAEDNSVIVLKSCPQIQASRRERGTPLAGAVFIVVNACLGAGLLNFPAAFQGAGGNAVGVSMEVIFLVFGAVAALIMAYCSDLFRVSTYQDVVQTVCGHNFGILCDLAIILYTFGTCITFIIIVGDQVDKVMQWAAGVDFCYHWYMNRKFTMSVISILIILPLCIPKDIGFQKYASFLGVASILYVTVIVSVKYYIGGYPTADVVTSPKTFTDVFIAVPTVCFGFQYHISAVPVYASMRKRNLGSLSVVMFFAMVIAMLVYTVTGVYGGLTFGSSVTSDVLLSYDANDISVTIGRAALTLDILTSYPILHFCGRTVLDGFYVRWRRLSAEDNLRQEFVRRVVQTMAWFWLSLFFAIMIPNIGLVISVIGGLAAVFIMVFPGFCLIQAVLLQQPSDNVHKDRALLVLGVLYVFLGTLILGENTALAIIDDMNGKNSLKQICTVP
- the LOC136443935 gene encoding sodium-coupled neutral amino acid transporter 7-like isoform X2 — its product is MSIQEDISSARRASAYESFGETPANVATASTESTGDHAAEDNSVIVLKIQASRRERGTPLAGAVFIVVNACLGAGLLNFPAAFQGAGGNAVGVSMEVIFLVFGAVAALIMAYCSDLFRVSTYQDVVQTVCGHNFGILCDLAIILYTFGTCITFIIIVGDQVDKVMQWAAGVDFCYHWYMNRKFTMSVISILIILPLCIPKDIGFQKYASFLGVASILYVTVIVSVKYYIGGYPTADVVTSPKTFTDVFIAVPTVCFGFQYHISAVPVYASMRKRNLGSLSVVMFFAMVIAMLVYTVTGVYGGLTFGSSVTSDVLLSYDANDISVTIGRAALTLDILTSYPILHFCGRTVLDGFYVRWRRLSAEDNLRQEFVRRVVQTMAWFWLSLFFAIMIPNIGLVISVIGGLAAVFIMVFPGFCLIQAVLLQQPSDNVHKDRALLVLGVLYVFLGTLILGENTALAIIDDMNGKNSLKQICTVP